The window CAGGGTTCACGTTGTGGCCCGCAGCCGTCTGCCTGAGGTGGATGTAGGCCAGATATGCTCTTCTCTCGGAGGCGGCGGCCACCCTTATGCTGCGTCCGTCTCCGTCAAGGACAGGACACTCTCTCAAGTAAAGGATGAACTTTTCGCCCTGCTCTTTTCTTCCGTGAACAAGCAGAAGCTTGTGCGCGACCATATGTCCGCCCCCGCCGTCAGCATTGATGATGGTTCAACCATCGCCAAGGCGGAAGAGGTCATGAATCGCTACGGGCTCAAGGCCATTCCCATTATCAAAAAAGACAACCACTTCGAGGTGGCCGGTTATCTGGAATACCAGACGGCAACCCGGGCCATGACGCATGGTCTGGGCAATATGCCCGTAAGCGTCTATATGCAGCGGTCAGTGCAAACGGTGCATCCGGACGACAGCTTGTATCCGGTAATGGAAATCGTGGTCAGCAACAGACAGCGACTTGTGCCCGTTGTCGAAAACGGAGCCATCATCGGTGTCATTACCCGCACGGACATCATCAATACCATTGTGGAAGAACCGGCACGCATTCCGGAAACACTGCTTCCTGAAAAACGACGGGAACGCAATGTGAAGTCCCTGTTGCGGGAGCGGCTTCCCTCACGCCTGTTCACTCTGCTGGAAGTGGCGGGGAACCTGGGAGACTCGCTCGGCATTCCGGTTTATGCTGTAGGCGGCTTTGTCCGTGACTTGCTGCTTTCGCGCACCAATCTCGACCTTGACCTTGTGGTGGAAAGTGACGGCATCGCCTTTGCCCGGGAGCTGGCAAGGGTGCTGAACGGCCGTGTGCGTGCCCACAACAAGTTCAAGACGGCGGTAGTCATATACAAGGGAGAGAACGGCAACCAAGAGCGTGTGGACGTAGCCACCGCCCGCCTTGAGTATTACGAATATCCTGCGGCCCTGCCTACGGTGGAATTGTCGTCCATCAAGATGGACCTGTACAGACGCGATTTCACCATTAATGCGCAGGCTATTCAGCTGAATAAAATGCAATTCGGTCGTCTTATCGACTTTTTCGGTGCGCAGCGGGACATGAAGGACAGAATGCTGCGCGTGCTGCATTCCCTGAGTTTTGTGGAAGACCCCACACGCATTCTGCGCGCCATCCGGTTTGAGAAACGCTTCGACTTTCAGATTGGCCCGCAGACCACCCGCCTGATCAAGAACGCGCTGCAGTTGGGACTAATGGACAAGCTTACCGGCAGCCGCATTTTCAACGAAGTGGATGCGATTCTGCATGAAGGTCGCCCCCTCGCCTGTCTGCGTCGGATGGAAGAGTTCGGCATTTTGACCATCATTCATCCGCAGCTGCGGCTCACCCAGACCAAGGAACAGGTGCTTGGAGAATTGGAAAGCGTGGCGAGCTGGTATCGCCTGCTGTACCTTTCCGATGTTCCTGAACCATGGATGCTGTATCTCATGGGCCTGTTGATGAACGCGACCTATGTTGAAGTGAAGGAAGTGGCTGCGCGCTTCAACCTGACCAAACGGCAGGAAGAGGATTTCCTCACGCTCAGGGAGAATATCCGCGAAGGCATTACGCTTCTGAATACCTGGGGGCGGCATGACCGCACCATGAGCGGACTGTATCGCACGCTTTCACCTATAGGTATAGAAGGCTTACTGTTCATTATGGCCCGTACCAAGGCCGATGAGCTTCGCAAGAGCATTTCGCACTACCTGACGCATCTGCGCGGCATGAAGATTGATATCTCCGGCGAAGATTTGAGAATCATGGGCGCACCGCCTGGTCCTGCCTATGGCAGGGTCCTCTCACGTGTTCTGGCAGCCAAGCTGGATGGAGAAGTCCCCACCCGTCAGATGCAACTTGAACTGGCCATGTCGCTGATATTGAAAGAAACAGAGAAAGATGCCGAATACTTTGCCAGAAGAAAGGTCTGTCACATCCCTGCTCCGGACAGCAATCCGGCGCATGCCGTGTTTTCTGAGGATATCCCGCTTGAGCCGGCGGCCGGTGGTTCGGATGGGCCTGCCCCTGAACAGAATGAGCCCGTTATCCCTCCG is drawn from Desulfovibrio mangrovi and contains these coding sequences:
- a CDS encoding CBS domain-containing protein gives rise to the protein MPSNSNNNGNGQLIHAPVLITAHANADFDALAAIVAASKLYPDAVLVFPGSQERNLRNFFIESATYMFNFKQAKDIDFSSVRKLIVVDTRQRSRIPHVAAALDNPDLEIHLYDHHPESDDDLPASLSVYQSWGATTTIITLMLRDKGISVSEEEATLLGLGIFEDTGSFSFASTTEHDFAAAAWLKTKGMDLNAISELMTRELTTEQVSILSALLQSASTHDINGVSVVMAEATIEHYVGDFALLAHKMLDMENLKVLFALGRMGDRVHVVARSRLPEVDVGQICSSLGGGGHPYAASVSVKDRTLSQVKDELFALLFSSVNKQKLVRDHMSAPAVSIDDGSTIAKAEEVMNRYGLKAIPIIKKDNHFEVAGYLEYQTATRAMTHGLGNMPVSVYMQRSVQTVHPDDSLYPVMEIVVSNRQRLVPVVENGAIIGVITRTDIINTIVEEPARIPETLLPEKRRERNVKSLLRERLPSRLFTLLEVAGNLGDSLGIPVYAVGGFVRDLLLSRTNLDLDLVVESDGIAFARELARVLNGRVRAHNKFKTAVVIYKGENGNQERVDVATARLEYYEYPAALPTVELSSIKMDLYRRDFTINAQAIQLNKMQFGRLIDFFGAQRDMKDRMLRVLHSLSFVEDPTRILRAIRFEKRFDFQIGPQTTRLIKNALQLGLMDKLTGSRIFNEVDAILHEGRPLACLRRMEEFGILTIIHPQLRLTQTKEQVLGELESVASWYRLLYLSDVPEPWMLYLMGLLMNATYVEVKEVAARFNLTKRQEEDFLTLRENIREGITLLNTWGRHDRTMSGLYRTLSPIGIEGLLFIMARTKADELRKSISHYLTHLRGMKIDISGEDLRIMGAPPGPAYGRVLSRVLAAKLDGEVPTRQMQLELAMSLILKETEKDAEYFARRKVCHIPAPDSNPAHAVFSEDIPLEPAAGGSDGPAPEQNEPVIPPDDSN